A genomic region of Mycobacterium senriense contains the following coding sequences:
- a CDS encoding acyl-CoA dehydrogenase family protein, with protein sequence MNFELTDDQELIRRSVAELARKFDDQYWMEKDQAHEFPAEFYRAIADGGWLGMTIPTEYGGHGLGITEATILLEEVAKSGGAMNAASSIHLSIFGMQPVVVHGSDELKARTLPAVATGEVHVCFGVTEPGAGLDTSRITTFAKRDGDRYIVNGRKVWISKAMESDKILLLTRTQSYDEVTKKTDGMTLFLTDLDRSRIDIRPIRKMGRNAVSSNELFIDNLEVPVEDRIGEEGKGFKYILDGLNPERMLIAAEALGIGRVALEKAVKYGNEREVFGRPIGMNQGLQFPLADSLARLDAAELMLRKATWLYDNGKPCGREANTAKYLCADAGFAAADRALQTHGGMGYAEEYHITRYFREARLMKIAPVSQEMILNFLGANVLKLPRSY encoded by the coding sequence ATGAACTTTGAGCTGACCGATGACCAGGAACTGATACGCCGGTCCGTCGCGGAGCTGGCGCGCAAGTTCGACGACCAGTACTGGATGGAAAAAGACCAGGCGCACGAATTCCCGGCCGAGTTCTACCGCGCCATCGCCGATGGCGGCTGGCTCGGAATGACCATCCCCACCGAATACGGCGGTCACGGACTGGGCATCACCGAGGCGACGATCCTGCTCGAGGAAGTCGCCAAGTCCGGCGGCGCCATGAACGCCGCCAGCTCGATTCACCTTTCCATCTTCGGCATGCAGCCGGTGGTGGTGCACGGCTCCGATGAGCTCAAGGCCAGGACGTTGCCCGCCGTCGCGACCGGTGAGGTGCACGTCTGCTTCGGCGTCACCGAACCCGGTGCCGGGCTTGACACTTCGCGTATCACCACGTTCGCGAAGCGGGACGGCGATCGCTACATCGTCAACGGTCGCAAGGTCTGGATCTCCAAAGCGATGGAATCCGACAAGATCCTGTTGCTCACCCGGACGCAGAGCTATGACGAGGTCACCAAGAAGACCGACGGGATGACGCTGTTCCTCACCGATCTCGACCGCAGCCGGATTGACATCCGCCCGATCCGCAAGATGGGCCGCAACGCCGTCAGCTCCAACGAATTGTTCATCGACAACCTCGAGGTGCCGGTCGAGGACCGAATCGGTGAGGAGGGCAAGGGCTTTAAATACATCCTCGACGGCCTCAACCCGGAGCGGATGCTGATCGCGGCCGAGGCTCTCGGCATCGGGCGGGTGGCGCTGGAAAAGGCGGTGAAATACGGCAACGAGCGCGAGGTCTTCGGCCGACCCATCGGGATGAACCAGGGATTGCAGTTCCCGCTCGCCGATTCACTGGCCCGCCTCGATGCCGCCGAGCTGATGCTGCGCAAGGCCACCTGGCTCTACGACAACGGCAAACCCTGTGGGCGCGAGGCCAATACGGCCAAGTATCTGTGCGCCGATGCCGGCTTCGCCGCCGCGGACCGGGCGCTGCAAACCCACGGCGGCATGGGGTACGCCGAGGAGTACCACATCACGCGGTACTTCCGCGAGGCCCGGCTGATGAAGATCGCGCCGGTCAGCCAGGAGATGATTCTGAACTTCCTGGGAGCCAACGTCCTGAAGTTGCCGAGAAGCTACTGA
- a CDS encoding metal-dependent hydrolase family protein, whose amino-acid sequence MLTLKAAGLLDVDGGEIIRPGILKVEDDRIVGVGGSGPTGPEDNVIDLGDQILLPGLMDMEVNLLMGGRGETPGLSQVQDDPPTRVLRAVGNARRTLRAGFTTVRNLGLFVKTGGYLLDVALGKAIDAGWIDGPRIVPAGHAITPTGGHLDPTMFAAFMPGALELTVEEGIANGVDEIRKAVRYQIKHGAQLIKVCVSGGVMSLTGEAGAQHYSDEELRAIVDEAHRRGLRVAAHTHGAEAVKHAVACGIDCIEHGFLMDDEAIQMLVDNDRFLVTTRRLAQAMDVSRAPKALQDKAAEMFPKAETSIKAAYEAGVKIAVGTDAPAIPHGKNADELVTLVEWGMPPLAVLRAATTTAAELIDVTDRGRLATGQLADIIAVPGNPLQDITVTRDVSFVMKGGKVYVDKSANQN is encoded by the coding sequence GTGCTGACGCTCAAGGCCGCGGGGCTGCTCGACGTTGATGGCGGCGAGATCATTCGGCCCGGCATCCTGAAGGTCGAGGACGACCGGATCGTCGGCGTCGGGGGCTCGGGCCCGACGGGCCCAGAAGATAACGTCATCGACCTCGGCGACCAGATCTTGTTGCCGGGCCTGATGGACATGGAGGTCAACCTCCTGATGGGCGGACGCGGCGAGACGCCCGGGCTGTCCCAGGTTCAGGACGACCCGCCGACGCGAGTGCTGCGCGCGGTCGGCAATGCCCGACGCACGCTGCGCGCCGGATTCACCACGGTGCGCAACCTCGGGCTGTTCGTCAAGACGGGCGGCTACCTACTGGATGTCGCGCTGGGCAAGGCAATTGACGCCGGCTGGATCGACGGGCCACGAATCGTTCCCGCCGGCCACGCCATCACCCCCACCGGCGGGCACCTGGACCCGACGATGTTCGCCGCATTCATGCCAGGCGCACTCGAGCTCACGGTAGAAGAGGGCATCGCCAACGGAGTCGACGAGATCCGCAAGGCCGTGCGATACCAGATCAAGCACGGCGCCCAATTGATCAAGGTGTGCGTTTCCGGCGGCGTGATGTCGTTGACCGGCGAGGCTGGTGCACAACACTATTCGGACGAGGAACTGCGCGCGATCGTCGACGAGGCACACCGGCGCGGGCTGCGCGTCGCCGCGCACACGCACGGAGCGGAAGCGGTCAAGCACGCGGTCGCATGCGGCATCGACTGCATCGAACACGGATTCCTGATGGACGACGAGGCCATCCAGATGCTGGTCGACAACGACAGGTTCCTGGTGACCACCCGCAGGCTTGCCCAGGCAATGGATGTGTCTCGCGCCCCGAAAGCATTGCAGGACAAGGCGGCCGAGATGTTCCCTAAGGCCGAAACATCGATCAAGGCCGCCTACGAGGCGGGGGTGAAGATCGCCGTCGGCACCGATGCCCCGGCCATACCGCACGGCAAGAACGCCGACGAGCTCGTCACGCTGGTGGAATGGGGCATGCCGCCGCTGGCGGTGCTGCGGGCCGCCACCACGACCGCGGCCGAGCTGATCGACGTCACCGACAGGGGGCGCCTGGCGACGGGCCAGCTCGCCGACATCATTGCGGTGCCCGGAAACCCGTTGCAAGACATCACCGTTACCCGAGACGTCAGCTTCGTGATGAAAGGCGGCAAGGTCTATGTCGACAAATCAGCCAACCAGAACTGA
- a CDS encoding aromatic ring-hydroxylating oxygenase subunit alpha — protein sequence MPHFPKPAAGSWTENYPDLGTEPVDYTDSIDPAFFEAEREAVFKKTWLNVGRVERLPRTGSYFTRELPSAGKGTSVIITKTKDGTVKAYHNVCRHRGNKLVWNDFPHEETSGTCRQFTCKYHAWRYNLDGDLTFIQQPEEFFNVDKSDYGLAAVRCEVWEGFIFINFDDNAAPLIDYLGPLAKSIEGYPFGEMTETYSYRAEVGSNWKLFIDAFVEFYHAPILHQGQYTKEEAAKIQKFGYEALHYELAGPHNLQSTWGGQAPPPDMSMVKPMDQVLRSGLFGPWDKPEIIENLELPPGVNVKRVPQWGIDSWLFYPNFMLLIWEPGWYLTYHYWPTAVDKHIFESSLYFVPPRNARERLAQELAAVTFKEYALQDANTLEATQTMIGTRAVKEFLLCDQEVLIRHLHKTTADYVKEHQRNAVTV from the coding sequence TTGCCGCACTTCCCCAAGCCAGCCGCCGGCAGCTGGACAGAAAACTACCCGGACCTGGGCACCGAGCCGGTCGACTACACCGACTCCATCGATCCGGCGTTCTTCGAGGCCGAGCGCGAAGCCGTCTTCAAGAAGACCTGGCTCAACGTCGGCCGGGTCGAACGACTCCCCCGCACCGGCAGCTACTTCACCAGGGAACTGCCGTCGGCCGGCAAGGGCACGTCGGTGATCATCACCAAGACTAAGGACGGGACCGTCAAGGCGTACCACAACGTCTGCCGGCACCGCGGAAACAAGTTGGTGTGGAACGACTTTCCCCACGAGGAGACCTCCGGCACCTGCCGGCAGTTCACCTGCAAGTACCACGCGTGGCGCTACAACCTCGACGGTGACCTGACCTTCATCCAGCAGCCGGAGGAGTTCTTCAACGTCGACAAGAGCGACTACGGCCTGGCAGCCGTCCGCTGCGAGGTGTGGGAAGGCTTTATCTTCATCAACTTCGACGACAACGCCGCACCGCTCATCGACTACCTCGGGCCGCTGGCCAAGAGCATCGAGGGCTACCCCTTCGGTGAGATGACGGAGACCTACTCCTACCGGGCCGAAGTGGGCAGCAACTGGAAGCTGTTCATCGACGCGTTCGTCGAGTTCTACCACGCGCCGATCCTGCACCAGGGGCAGTACACCAAGGAAGAAGCAGCCAAGATCCAGAAGTTCGGCTACGAGGCGCTGCACTACGAGCTGGCCGGCCCGCACAACCTGCAGTCGACCTGGGGTGGTCAGGCGCCGCCTCCGGACATGTCCATGGTGAAGCCGATGGACCAGGTGCTGCGCAGCGGTCTGTTCGGCCCGTGGGACAAGCCGGAGATCATTGAGAACCTGGAGTTGCCGCCGGGTGTCAACGTGAAGCGGGTGCCGCAGTGGGGCATCGACTCGTGGCTGTTCTACCCGAACTTCATGCTGCTGATCTGGGAGCCGGGCTGGTATCTGACCTACCACTACTGGCCGACCGCGGTGGACAAGCACATCTTCGAGTCGTCGCTGTACTTCGTGCCGCCACGCAATGCGCGGGAACGCCTGGCCCAGGAGCTGGCCGCGGTGACGTTCAAGGAGTACGCGCTGCAGGACGCCAACACCCTGGAAGCGACCCAGACCATGATCGGCACCCGGGCCGTCAAGGAATTCCTGCTGTGCGACCAGGAAGTCTTGATCCGTCATCTGCACAAGACGACCGCTGACTACGTGAAGGAGCACCAGCGCAATGCCGTTACCGTCTGA
- a CDS encoding TetR/AcrR family transcriptional regulator, which produces MPVARRYDTLLAKGEDRKQRILDVAQRLLTRNGWRSTTLAQIAGEAGVTPAGLLHHFESKEQLLHAVLDARDLDDDTHADRTGDLFDQIAAVADRIHRAPELVGTFTVLLVENILPEAPLHDRMLSRYRAATDIVADLIRRGQAEGRYRDDMDPAVKAVEILAFVHGMETTWLLDPSIPLADAFKQYAETLARDFAPPRKPETA; this is translated from the coding sequence GTGCCCGTCGCACGGCGATACGACACGCTCCTCGCCAAGGGCGAAGACCGCAAACAGCGGATTCTCGACGTCGCGCAACGCCTGCTCACCCGCAACGGCTGGCGCAGCACGACGCTCGCCCAGATCGCCGGGGAGGCCGGGGTCACTCCCGCGGGGCTGCTGCATCACTTCGAATCGAAGGAGCAGCTGCTGCACGCGGTGCTCGATGCCCGCGACCTCGATGACGACACCCACGCGGACCGGACCGGCGACCTGTTCGACCAGATCGCCGCGGTCGCGGACCGTATTCACCGGGCGCCCGAACTGGTGGGCACGTTCACGGTGCTACTGGTCGAGAACATCCTTCCCGAGGCGCCGCTGCACGACCGGATGCTGTCTCGGTACCGGGCCGCGACCGACATCGTCGCCGATCTCATCCGTCGCGGTCAGGCCGAGGGTCGGTACCGCGACGACATGGACCCCGCCGTCAAGGCAGTAGAAATCCTCGCCTTCGTCCACGGAATGGAAACGACATGGTTACTCGATCCTTCGATACCGCTAGCCGACGCGTTCAAGCAGTACGCCGAGACATTGGCGCGGGATTTCGCGCCCCCGAGGAAGCCCGAGACGGCATGA
- a CDS encoding amidohydrolase family protein — protein MNKEDMILISVDDHTVEPPEMFKNHLSKKYQDDAPRLVHNADGSDMWKFRDTVIPNVALNAVAGRPKEEYGIEPTGLDEIRPGCYNVDERVKDMNAGGILASICFPSFPGFAGRLFATDDHDFSIALVQAYNDWHIDEWCGAYPARFIPMAIPVIWDAEACAAEVRRVAKKGVHALTFTENPAAMGYPSFHDDYWAPLWKALCDTNTVMNVHIGSSGRLAITAPDAPMDVMITLQPMNIVQAAADLLWSKPIKEYPDLKIALSEGGTGWIPYFLERADRTFEMHSAWTHQDFKGKLPSEVFRDHFLTCFISDKVGVALRNEIGIDNICWEADYPHSDSMWPGAPEELWDVLSINNVPDDEINKMTYENAMRWYSFDPFTHISREQATVGALRKSAEGHDVSIKAKGHEKDSRGGSSFADFAANAKALSGNKD, from the coding sequence ATGAACAAAGAAGACATGATCCTGATCAGCGTCGACGACCACACCGTCGAGCCGCCCGAGATGTTCAAGAACCACCTCTCGAAGAAGTATCAGGACGACGCTCCCCGGCTGGTGCACAACGCCGACGGTTCGGACATGTGGAAGTTCCGCGACACCGTCATCCCCAACGTGGCGCTCAACGCGGTGGCCGGACGGCCCAAAGAGGAGTACGGCATCGAGCCCACGGGGCTCGACGAGATCCGGCCGGGTTGTTACAACGTGGACGAGCGCGTCAAAGACATGAACGCCGGCGGCATCCTGGCCTCGATCTGCTTCCCTTCCTTCCCGGGTTTCGCGGGCCGCCTCTTCGCAACCGACGACCACGACTTCTCGATCGCACTGGTGCAGGCTTACAACGACTGGCACATCGACGAATGGTGCGGCGCCTACCCGGCGCGATTCATCCCGATGGCGATCCCGGTGATCTGGGACGCCGAGGCGTGCGCGGCAGAGGTGCGACGGGTCGCCAAGAAGGGCGTGCATGCCCTGACGTTCACCGAGAACCCGGCCGCGATGGGTTACCCCAGTTTCCACGACGACTATTGGGCCCCACTGTGGAAGGCGTTGTGCGACACCAACACCGTGATGAACGTGCACATCGGTTCCTCGGGACGGCTGGCCATCACCGCGCCGGATGCACCGATGGACGTGATGATCACGTTGCAGCCGATGAACATCGTGCAGGCGGCCGCCGACCTGTTGTGGTCCAAGCCGATCAAGGAGTACCCGGACCTCAAGATCGCGCTGTCCGAGGGCGGAACCGGCTGGATCCCCTACTTCCTGGAGCGCGCCGACCGTACCTTCGAGATGCACTCCGCCTGGACGCACCAAGACTTCAAGGGCAAGCTGCCCAGCGAGGTTTTCCGCGACCACTTCCTGACGTGCTTCATCAGCGACAAGGTCGGCGTGGCACTGCGCAACGAGATCGGCATCGACAACATCTGCTGGGAAGCCGACTACCCGCACAGCGATTCGATGTGGCCGGGCGCGCCGGAAGAGCTCTGGGATGTCTTGTCCATCAACAACGTTCCCGACGACGAAATCAACAAGATGACCTACGAGAACGCCATGCGCTGGTACTCGTTCGACCCGTTCACGCACATTTCGCGCGAACAAGCGACCGTCGGTGCGCTGCGCAAATCCGCCGAGGGTCACGACGTGTCCATTAAGGCCAAGGGCCACGAAAAGGACAGCCGAGGCGGCTCGTCCTTCGCGGATTTCGCGGCCAACGCCAAAGCCCTGAGCGGCAATAAGGACTAG
- a CDS encoding thiolase family protein — protein MRETVIVEAVRTPVGKRNGALSGMHAADLSAVVLTELIERTGIGPDIIDDVIWGCVSQVGDQSSNIGRYAILAAGWPETIPGTTVNRACGSSQQALDFAVQAVMSGQQDVVVAGGVEVMSRVPLGSARATGMPYGPKVLARYDDFSFNQGLSAEMIAKKWGFSRTRLDEFSVESHERAAAALDGGAFTDQIVPVFVDGADNNVFTADEGVRRGSTVEKLGTLKPAFAEDGVIHAGNSSQISDGAAALLVTTAEMAVELGLTPIVRYLAGAVTGADPVLMLTGPIPATEKVLTKAGVALSDVGVFEVNEAFAPVPLAWLAETGADPARMNPLGGAIALGHPLGASGAVLMTRMAHHMRDNGIRYGLQTMCEGGGTANATLVELVS, from the coding sequence ATGCGTGAAACAGTCATCGTCGAGGCCGTGCGTACCCCGGTAGGGAAACGCAACGGCGCGCTGTCCGGCATGCATGCCGCCGACCTCTCCGCGGTCGTCCTGACCGAACTCATCGAACGCACCGGCATCGGCCCCGACATCATCGACGACGTGATCTGGGGCTGCGTGTCCCAGGTGGGCGACCAGTCCAGCAACATCGGCCGTTACGCGATCCTGGCCGCCGGTTGGCCCGAGACCATCCCCGGCACCACCGTCAACCGCGCCTGCGGTTCCAGCCAGCAGGCGCTGGACTTCGCCGTGCAGGCGGTGATGTCCGGCCAGCAGGACGTCGTCGTGGCCGGTGGGGTCGAGGTCATGAGCCGTGTTCCGCTCGGTTCGGCCCGGGCCACCGGTATGCCGTATGGCCCGAAAGTCCTTGCCCGCTACGACGATTTCTCCTTCAACCAGGGCCTGTCGGCGGAGATGATCGCCAAGAAGTGGGGATTCTCGCGCACCCGGCTCGACGAATTCTCCGTCGAATCCCACGAGCGGGCCGCCGCGGCGCTGGATGGCGGTGCATTCACTGACCAGATCGTGCCGGTCTTCGTCGACGGGGCCGACAACAACGTCTTCACCGCCGACGAAGGCGTGCGGCGCGGCAGCACCGTCGAGAAGCTCGGCACGCTCAAACCGGCCTTCGCCGAAGATGGCGTGATCCATGCGGGCAACTCCTCCCAGATTTCCGACGGCGCCGCGGCACTGCTGGTGACCACCGCCGAGATGGCGGTCGAGCTGGGCCTGACCCCGATCGTGCGGTACCTGGCGGGTGCGGTGACCGGGGCGGACCCGGTGCTGATGCTCACCGGCCCCATCCCGGCCACCGAGAAGGTGCTGACCAAGGCCGGCGTCGCGTTGTCCGACGTCGGCGTCTTCGAGGTCAACGAGGCCTTCGCGCCGGTGCCGCTGGCGTGGCTGGCGGAGACCGGGGCGGACCCGGCCCGGATGAATCCGCTGGGGGGCGCCATCGCGCTGGGGCATCCGCTTGGCGCATCCGGCGCGGTGCTGATGACACGGATGGCGCATCACATGCGCGACAACGGGATTCGTTACGGCCTGCAGACCATGTGCGAGGGCGGTGGGACCGCCAACGCCACGCTGGTGGAGCTGGTGAGCTGA
- a CDS encoding carboxymuconolactone decarboxylase family protein yields MRLQPLPADQWDEATRQALSAMRGAETNNALSTFAHHPALAKAFLRFNVHLLMSSTLPPRIRELAILRVAHRRQCAYEWSHHVRMAKDEGITDDQIAALQRGEAADTFDQAVITGVDELDEKSELSDQTWVALGERLDDQQRMDFVFTVGCYALLAMAFNTFGIQLEHAEQH; encoded by the coding sequence ATGCGTTTGCAGCCGCTGCCCGCTGACCAGTGGGACGAGGCGACCCGGCAGGCACTCTCGGCCATGCGTGGCGCGGAGACCAACAACGCGCTGTCGACCTTCGCCCACCATCCGGCGCTGGCCAAGGCGTTTCTCCGATTCAACGTCCACCTTCTGATGTCGTCCACGCTGCCGCCACGCATCCGCGAGCTGGCCATCCTGCGGGTGGCACATCGCCGGCAGTGCGCCTACGAGTGGTCGCACCACGTGAGGATGGCCAAGGACGAAGGGATCACCGACGACCAGATCGCGGCCCTGCAACGAGGTGAGGCCGCCGATACGTTCGACCAAGCCGTGATCACCGGGGTCGACGAGCTCGACGAGAAATCGGAGCTGTCCGATCAAACCTGGGTGGCACTCGGCGAGCGCCTCGACGATCAGCAACGCATGGATTTCGTTTTCACGGTCGGCTGCTACGCGCTGCTGGCCATGGCCTTCAACACTTTTGGCATCCAGCTCGAACACGCCGAACAGCACTGA